A window from Exiguobacterium marinum DSM 16307 encodes these proteins:
- the hslO gene encoding Hsp33 family molecular chaperone HslO, with amino-acid sequence MIHTEQQALLDQMKDDYLVRALGFNGEVRAFAARTTKTVYETQLRHQTTPVASAALGRTMTIGSMIGAMQKGAARVTLKVEGDGPIGKIIVDADTAGDVRGYVSYPRVDGGTFVNEQGLTKLKVGEVVGKGTISVIKDLGLKDYVGGSSEIQTGEISEDFTYYFATSEQVPSVVGAGVLVLPEDESILAAGGVIVQLLPNASEETVQALEKALQTFPPVSVLIGEEKTPEEMLQLLLGDSLDVLDRNPIQFNCTCSRERMENAIIGLGKEEIRQMIEEDGGAEAVCHFCGEKYHFSAEQLETMKEQAQA; translated from the coding sequence ATGATTCATACAGAACAACAAGCATTACTCGATCAAATGAAAGACGATTATCTCGTTCGAGCTCTCGGGTTCAACGGAGAAGTACGAGCGTTTGCAGCACGTACGACAAAGACAGTGTACGAAACACAACTTCGTCATCAGACGACACCAGTTGCTTCAGCAGCCCTCGGACGGACAATGACAATTGGCTCGATGATTGGTGCGATGCAAAAAGGTGCGGCACGCGTCACGCTTAAAGTCGAAGGTGATGGTCCAATCGGGAAAATTATCGTGGATGCAGATACAGCGGGGGATGTCCGTGGATATGTATCGTATCCGCGTGTCGATGGTGGAACGTTCGTCAACGAACAAGGATTGACGAAGTTGAAAGTAGGCGAAGTCGTCGGAAAAGGAACCATCTCAGTCATTAAAGATTTAGGGTTGAAAGATTATGTTGGTGGTTCTTCAGAGATTCAAACAGGTGAAATCAGTGAAGACTTCACCTACTACTTCGCAACATCAGAACAAGTGCCATCGGTCGTTGGAGCCGGTGTTCTCGTCTTACCGGAAGACGAATCGATTCTTGCGGCAGGCGGTGTGATCGTACAATTGCTTCCGAACGCTTCTGAAGAAACGGTGCAGGCGCTCGAAAAAGCACTTCAGACGTTCCCGCCCGTATCTGTCTTGATTGGTGAAGAAAAGACACCAGAGGAGATGCTTCAATTACTACTTGGCGATAGTCTCGATGTCCTCGACCGTAATCCGATTCAATTCAACTGCACATGTAGTCGCGAACGAATGGAAAACGCCATTATCGGTCTCGGAAAAGAAGAGATTCGTCAGATGATTGAAGAAGATGGTGGAGCCGAAGCGGTTTGCCATTTCTGTGGGGAAAAGTATCATTTCTCAGCGGAACAATTAGAGACGATGAAAGAGCAAGCACAAGCGTAA
- a CDS encoding type III pantothenate kinase, with protein MILVIDVGNTNIVLGMYDEDNLVHHWRISTDRTKTTDEYGMLVKSLFDQSNVSFEQVEGVILSSVVPPVIFPLEQMSQRYFNVRPIVVGPGVKTGLDIHVENPREVGADRIVNAVAGIAKYDGPLIIVDFGTATTYCYIDEKRRYHGGIISPGIMISVEALYQRAAKLPRIELATPPSVVGKNTIQAMQSGTYYGYVAQVDGIVNRMKREVGEATVIATGGLARLISEHAETIDHVDSFLTLEGLRLIYERNQK; from the coding sequence ATGATTTTAGTGATTGATGTTGGAAATACAAATATTGTTCTCGGGATGTACGATGAAGATAATCTCGTACACCACTGGCGCATCTCGACCGATCGTACGAAAACAACTGATGAGTACGGCATGCTTGTGAAGTCGCTATTCGACCAATCGAACGTCTCGTTTGAGCAGGTTGAAGGTGTCATCTTATCCTCTGTCGTGCCCCCGGTCATTTTTCCACTTGAACAAATGTCACAGCGATACTTCAATGTACGACCGATCGTTGTCGGTCCAGGTGTGAAGACGGGATTAGACATTCACGTTGAGAATCCACGCGAAGTTGGAGCCGATCGAATTGTCAACGCTGTGGCTGGAATCGCCAAGTATGACGGTCCGCTCATAATTGTTGATTTTGGAACGGCAACCACGTATTGTTACATCGATGAGAAACGTCGCTACCACGGCGGCATCATCTCACCAGGTATCATGATTTCAGTAGAGGCACTCTATCAGCGTGCTGCGAAACTACCACGAATTGAACTGGCAACCCCGCCATCGGTCGTTGGGAAAAATACGATTCAAGCGATGCAATCCGGAACGTATTATGGTTACGTGGCTCAAGTGGACGGTATCGTGAATCGAATGAAGCGTGAAGTTGGTGAAGCGACTGTCATTGCGACTGGAGGATTGGCACGATTGATCAGTGAACATGCAGAAACGATTGATCATGTGGATTCGTTCCTGACACTCGAAGGCCTCCGCCTCATTTACGAGCGCAATCAAAAGTAA
- the folP gene encoding dihydropteroate synthase has product MTKIMGILNVTPDSFSDGGRYTAIEEAVRHANQLVQEGADAIDVGGESTRPGAELVSEEEEIERVVPIIKRLTEEIDVPISIDSYKPTVARAALEAGATIINDVWGSKWGDQSMARVAVEYGVPIILMHNRKKREYNRFIEDVVSDLQESIRIAHESGVRNEHIWLDPGIGFAKDVAQNLELMNHLDAITRLGYPVLLGTSRKSFIGHTLDLPTEERVEGTIATTCLGIMKGCSWVRVHDVKENARAAKMMDAMIGGDGHG; this is encoded by the coding sequence ATGACGAAAATCATGGGAATTTTAAACGTGACCCCGGACTCCTTTTCGGATGGAGGGCGATATACGGCAATCGAGGAAGCCGTACGTCACGCGAATCAGCTCGTACAAGAAGGTGCCGATGCGATTGACGTCGGTGGTGAGTCGACGAGACCGGGCGCTGAACTCGTATCCGAAGAAGAAGAGATTGAACGTGTCGTTCCAATCATCAAGAGGTTAACAGAAGAGATTGATGTGCCCATCTCGATTGATTCGTATAAGCCAACGGTGGCGAGAGCGGCATTAGAGGCGGGAGCAACAATCATCAATGATGTGTGGGGTTCTAAATGGGGAGACCAATCGATGGCGCGTGTCGCCGTTGAATATGGTGTGCCCATCATTCTTATGCATAATCGGAAAAAGCGGGAATATAACCGTTTCATTGAGGATGTGGTCAGTGATTTACAGGAATCGATTAGGATTGCTCACGAATCAGGTGTAAGGAATGAACACATTTGGTTAGACCCGGGCATCGGATTCGCGAAAGACGTGGCACAAAATCTAGAACTCATGAATCATCTCGATGCAATCACTCGTCTTGGTTATCCAGTGCTACTCGGTACGTCCCGTAAATCATTTATCGGGCACACGCTCGATTTACCGACAGAAGAGCGAGTAGAAGGGACGATTGCGACAACCTGTCTCGGGATTATGAAGGGATGCTCATGGGTACGAGTACATGATGTGAAAGAGAATGCCCGCGCAGCGAAAATGATGGATGCGATGATTGGGGGGGATGGACATGGATAA
- the cysK gene encoding cysteine synthase A — MRIVNSVTDLIGKTPIVKLNGMTGPEDADVYLKLEYMNPGSSVKDRIALAMIEAAEKDGILKPGDTIIEPTSGNTGIGLAMVSAAKGYKAVLVMPETMSMERRNLLRGYGAELILTPGSEGMGGAIRRATEEAEKHGYFLPQQFNNAANPNVHEMTTGPEIVEAFEETGLTVDALIAGVGTGGTITGAGKVVKAKYPDVKILAVEPIDSPVLSGGKPGPHKIQGIGAGFVPSILDTEIYEGVLQITTEQAFEYARQAARTNGVLGGISSGAAIAAALDTAKRLGKGKNVLAIIPSNGERYLSTPLYQFDEESNESRV; from the coding sequence ATGCGAATCGTAAACTCAGTGACAGACTTGATTGGAAAGACCCCGATTGTGAAATTGAACGGAATGACTGGACCAGAGGATGCCGATGTGTATCTGAAGCTTGAATATATGAACCCGGGATCAAGCGTCAAAGACCGGATCGCACTAGCGATGATTGAAGCGGCTGAAAAAGACGGCATCTTGAAGCCTGGTGATACAATCATCGAGCCAACGAGCGGAAACACGGGAATCGGTCTCGCGATGGTCAGTGCCGCGAAAGGATACAAAGCCGTTCTCGTCATGCCTGAGACGATGAGCATGGAGCGTCGTAATCTTCTTCGTGGATATGGAGCCGAACTCATCTTGACACCAGGTTCTGAAGGGATGGGCGGGGCGATTCGTCGTGCAACTGAAGAAGCTGAGAAGCACGGCTACTTCCTCCCGCAACAATTCAATAACGCGGCCAACCCGAACGTTCATGAAATGACGACGGGACCTGAGATTGTGGAAGCGTTCGAAGAAACGGGACTTACGGTGGATGCACTTATCGCAGGAGTCGGTACTGGTGGTACGATTACCGGAGCAGGAAAAGTCGTGAAGGCGAAATATCCAGATGTGAAGATTTTGGCAGTTGAACCGATTGATTCACCAGTCTTGTCTGGTGGGAAGCCGGGTCCTCACAAAATTCAAGGAATTGGTGCCGGGTTCGTCCCATCCATTCTCGATACAGAAATTTACGAGGGTGTTCTTCAAATCACGACAGAACAAGCGTTTGAATATGCTCGCCAAGCAGCGCGCACAAATGGTGTGCTCGGAGGTATTTCTTCAGGGGCCGCGATTGCGGCGGCGCTTGATACAGCGAAGCGTCTCGGTAAAGGGAAGAACGTGTTGGCGATCATCCCGTCAAACGGAGAACGTTACTTGAGTACACCACTCTATCAATTTGACGAAGAGTCAAACGAGAGTCGGGTATAA
- a CDS encoding anthranilate synthase component I family protein, producing MRSTAFRTKRMTKEKMYETYMTLTANQPYHAWLESGRAGRYTIAGIEPFGRFYVKDGVGLLQIGNMTETMYGEPLELASEVRKRFEAERPEGTPPFFGGMIGYVSYDVARTIERLPNQAADDLSTPDVSFLLFDEVAVFDEESSTLYLMVTAERDVERKVDRWAAMWNVESHYAFKPTEHLPVERSRSMSQDEFVEAVKQIQSYIVEGDVFQVNLSVRQSEPLLADPRRVYDTLRRMNPSPYMGYFVDDALTMVSASPELLLEKHQSDISTRPIAGTRPRGKDDAEDLELANTLLENEKERAEHVMLVDLERNDLGKVAAYGSVHVDELMVIEKYSHVQHIVSNVRGTIRDEISGAEALAAMFPGGTITGAPKIRTMEIIEELEPVRRGLYTGSYGWLSWNDDLVFNITIRTMVVKDGIAYVQAGAGIVIDSDPVSEYEESLSKAKALWTAKQMAEETT from the coding sequence GTGAGATCGACAGCGTTCAGAACGAAGCGGATGACGAAAGAAAAAATGTATGAAACATACATGACATTGACAGCGAATCAACCGTACCATGCATGGCTAGAAAGCGGGAGGGCAGGGCGGTATACGATTGCAGGAATTGAACCGTTCGGTCGCTTCTATGTAAAAGACGGCGTCGGTCTCCTTCAAATCGGAAATATGACTGAAACGATGTACGGGGAACCGCTCGAATTGGCCAGTGAAGTTCGGAAGCGGTTTGAGGCTGAACGTCCAGAAGGGACCCCTCCATTTTTCGGTGGTATGATCGGTTATGTCAGTTATGATGTGGCTCGGACCATTGAACGTCTCCCTAACCAAGCGGCAGATGATTTATCGACGCCAGACGTCTCGTTTCTTCTATTTGACGAAGTGGCTGTGTTCGACGAAGAGTCGTCGACCCTTTACTTAATGGTCACAGCAGAACGTGATGTGGAGCGCAAAGTGGATCGGTGGGCAGCCATGTGGAACGTCGAGTCGCATTATGCGTTCAAACCGACGGAACATCTCCCTGTAGAGCGATCGCGCTCCATGTCTCAGGATGAGTTCGTCGAAGCTGTCAAACAGATTCAGTCATATATCGTGGAAGGTGATGTGTTTCAAGTGAACTTGAGTGTTCGTCAATCAGAACCGCTTCTCGCTGACCCACGTCGGGTGTACGATACTCTCCGTCGAATGAATCCCTCTCCATACATGGGGTATTTTGTGGACGACGCATTGACAATGGTCTCCGCGTCACCAGAGTTGTTGCTTGAGAAACACCAATCTGACATTTCGACGCGTCCGATCGCGGGTACGCGTCCGCGTGGGAAAGATGATGCGGAAGATTTGGAATTGGCGAACACGCTACTTGAAAATGAAAAGGAGCGAGCAGAACATGTCATGCTCGTTGACTTGGAGCGGAACGACCTCGGGAAAGTTGCGGCGTACGGTAGCGTTCATGTGGATGAATTGATGGTGATTGAAAAATATTCACACGTGCAACATATCGTTTCGAACGTACGTGGCACTATTCGTGATGAGATTTCTGGAGCCGAAGCGTTGGCAGCGATGTTCCCAGGTGGCACGATTACAGGAGCGCCTAAAATTCGAACGATGGAAATCATTGAAGAACTCGAACCGGTTCGCCGGGGACTCTACACCGGCTCGTATGGTTGGTTAAGTTGGAATGACGACCTCGTCTTCAATATCACGATTCGGACGATGGTCGTGAAAGATGGAATCGCATACGTTCAAGCAGGAGCGGGGATCGTCATCGATTCGGACCCGGTCTCAGAATATGAAGAGTCACTGTCCAAAGCGAAGGCGCTATGGACGGCGAAGCAAATGGCGGAGGAAACGACATGA
- the tilS gene encoding tRNA lysidine(34) synthetase TilS, translated as MKKVLVAVSGGVDSIVLLDRLVKRGWNVAVAHVHHGLREASDEEYTFVANIAASYQIPFHGKRLDFQKGKSQERYREGRYQFFEDVMSEYGYDTLATAHHADDELETVLIQLHRNVIEVKGIPEIRKFGNGRLIRPLLYESKAQLIEYARQNELEWREDATNQERTYLRNLIRHEIVPKLKQTWPSVVKEVSEAAKLARADWDRRYQSCERWVEAYVELEMKAFHVKLDHVERLSSLERYTVGRLLSARYEVNVTEAIEKLLMSQKDTGIYHLQGEWFMTKRNRVLNLVQRLNIYPLHPIQVETLPTVVQFGERTISLSIEEGEEGIPLHEITYPLTIRTIKPGDRMRLTVGTKKVARILIDEKIDRSIRPMLPLLEDASGRILAIIGVRVSDFLDKSDANCLRLMVK; from the coding sequence ATGAAAAAGGTGCTCGTCGCTGTGTCTGGCGGTGTGGATTCGATTGTCCTTTTAGACCGCCTTGTCAAACGAGGATGGAACGTAGCGGTGGCTCATGTCCATCATGGTCTACGAGAAGCATCAGATGAAGAGTATACGTTCGTCGCAAATATAGCGGCATCCTATCAAATCCCGTTTCATGGGAAGCGTCTTGATTTTCAAAAAGGAAAATCACAAGAGCGATATCGAGAGGGCCGATATCAATTCTTTGAAGACGTCATGAGTGAATATGGATATGACACATTGGCAACGGCACATCATGCGGACGATGAGTTAGAAACTGTGCTCATTCAACTTCATCGAAACGTGATTGAAGTGAAAGGGATTCCCGAAATCCGGAAATTTGGTAACGGGAGACTTATCCGTCCGTTGTTATATGAGTCGAAAGCTCAACTGATTGAGTATGCCCGACAGAACGAATTAGAGTGGCGCGAAGACGCAACAAACCAAGAACGCACCTACTTAAGGAATCTCATTCGCCATGAGATCGTGCCGAAACTGAAACAGACGTGGCCATCGGTTGTGAAAGAAGTCAGCGAAGCGGCAAAATTGGCCCGTGCCGACTGGGATAGACGGTACCAATCGTGCGAACGGTGGGTGGAGGCATATGTAGAACTCGAAATGAAAGCGTTTCATGTGAAACTTGATCACGTTGAACGTTTGTCATCGCTCGAACGGTACACGGTCGGTCGGTTGTTGTCCGCTCGTTACGAGGTAAATGTGACTGAGGCGATCGAGAAACTATTGATGAGTCAAAAGGATACAGGCATTTATCATCTCCAGGGGGAATGGTTCATGACCAAGCGGAATAGGGTACTTAATCTTGTACAACGTTTAAACATCTATCCGCTCCATCCGATTCAAGTTGAAACGCTACCGACTGTGGTTCAATTCGGAGAGCGGACAATCTCCCTGTCTATCGAGGAGGGGGAAGAGGGCATCCCATTACATGAAATCACATATCCGCTCACAATTCGTACAATTAAACCGGGTGATCGGATGCGTTTAACCGTAGGGACAAAAAAAGTGGCTCGAATTTTAATTGATGAAAAAATTGATCGATCCATTCGTCCGATGCTGCCACTGCTTGAAGACGCTTCTGGACGGATTCTCGCGATTATTGGTGTAAGAGTTTCAGATTTTCTAGACAAGTCGGATGCGAATTGTCTACGATTAATGGTAAAATGA
- the ftsH gene encoding ATP-dependent zinc metalloprotease FtsH: MNRAVKNTLVFGVIFLALILFLQYLQNPNSQSETLSYSKFLEYVEDDRIETATVQEIPGAISITGDLTGDEDQRYETNIPANEAEYADVLTQLRANTDIQIEEAESNSSWFSIIFAILPFIIIFILFFFLLNQAQGGGGGGRVMNFGKSKAKLYDQEKRSVTFEDVAGADEEKQELIEVVEFLKDPRKFSKLGARIPKGVLLVGPPGTGKTLLARAVAGEAGVPFFSISGSDFVEMFVGVGASRVRDLFENAKKNAPCIIFIDEIDAVGRQRGAGLGGGHDEREQTLNQLLVEMDGFSDNEGIIMVAATNRPDILDPALLRPGRFDRQITVDRPDVKGREEVLKVHARNKPLDSTVDLKSIAQRTPGFSGADLENLLNEAALVAARSNRAAVSVVDVEEAIDRVIAGPSKKSRIISDKERKIVAYHEAGHTIIGLELENADEVHKVTIVPRGNAGGYVVMLPKEDRYFMTKPELEDKIVGLLGGRVAEDVIFGEVSTGASNDFQRATGIARKMVMDYGMSDKLGPLQLGSNHGGQVFLGRDFQTEQNYSDAIAQEIDLEIRDIINHCYAKAKQILTERREDLELVAKTLLDVETLDSKQIRHLIKTGEYLPHEPEEDVDASTDSDEAAKKDEAAVQHGQVIDQPEAVQESQPDVVPEGDKPEATPTERPNNESR, translated from the coding sequence ATGAATCGTGCAGTGAAAAACACATTGGTTTTTGGTGTGATTTTCCTAGCCTTGATCTTGTTCCTTCAATATTTGCAGAATCCGAATAGTCAGAGTGAAACACTCTCGTATTCGAAATTCCTAGAATATGTGGAAGATGATCGGATTGAGACGGCAACCGTACAAGAAATCCCGGGGGCTATCTCGATTACAGGCGATCTTACAGGAGATGAAGACCAGCGTTATGAAACAAATATTCCAGCGAACGAAGCTGAGTATGCGGATGTATTAACACAGCTTCGAGCGAATACGGATATTCAAATCGAGGAAGCTGAATCGAACAGTAGTTGGTTCAGTATCATCTTTGCGATTTTACCGTTTATCATCATCTTCATCTTGTTCTTCTTCTTGTTGAACCAAGCGCAAGGTGGTGGCGGTGGTGGTCGTGTGATGAACTTCGGGAAATCGAAGGCCAAATTATACGACCAAGAGAAGCGTAGTGTCACATTTGAAGATGTGGCCGGAGCAGACGAAGAGAAGCAAGAACTCATCGAAGTCGTTGAATTCTTGAAAGATCCTCGTAAATTCTCAAAACTCGGTGCACGTATTCCAAAAGGTGTGTTACTCGTTGGTCCTCCGGGGACAGGTAAAACACTATTGGCCCGTGCAGTAGCCGGTGAAGCAGGTGTACCATTCTTCTCGATCTCAGGTTCGGACTTCGTTGAGATGTTCGTCGGGGTCGGTGCGTCACGTGTTCGTGACTTGTTCGAAAACGCCAAGAAGAATGCTCCGTGTATCATCTTTATCGATGAAATCGATGCGGTCGGACGCCAACGTGGTGCCGGACTAGGTGGTGGACACGATGAGCGTGAACAAACATTGAACCAATTGCTCGTTGAGATGGATGGATTCAGCGACAACGAAGGGATTATCATGGTTGCGGCGACAAACCGTCCGGATATTCTTGACCCTGCCCTCCTTCGTCCAGGTCGTTTTGACCGTCAAATCACGGTCGATCGTCCTGATGTAAAGGGACGTGAAGAAGTATTGAAAGTTCATGCGCGTAACAAGCCACTTGATTCGACAGTGGACTTAAAATCAATCGCACAGCGTACACCAGGATTCTCTGGAGCGGACTTAGAGAACCTCTTGAACGAAGCGGCACTCGTTGCGGCACGTTCGAACCGCGCAGCGGTATCTGTTGTCGACGTGGAAGAAGCGATTGACCGCGTCATCGCCGGTCCTTCGAAGAAGAGCCGAATCATTTCGGATAAAGAACGCAAGATTGTCGCTTATCACGAAGCGGGTCACACAATCATCGGTCTCGAACTTGAGAATGCGGATGAAGTACACAAAGTGACGATTGTCCCACGTGGAAACGCGGGAGGATATGTCGTCATGCTCCCGAAAGAGGACCGTTACTTCATGACAAAACCTGAGCTCGAAGATAAGATTGTTGGTCTCCTTGGTGGACGTGTCGCCGAAGATGTCATCTTTGGTGAAGTGTCGACTGGAGCGAGCAACGACTTCCAGCGTGCTACTGGTATTGCACGTAAGATGGTCATGGATTATGGGATGAGCGATAAGCTCGGACCACTCCAACTCGGTTCGAACCACGGTGGACAAGTCTTCCTTGGTCGCGATTTCCAGACGGAACAGAATTATTCAGATGCAATCGCACAAGAAATCGACTTAGAGATTCGTGACATCATCAACCACTGCTATGCGAAAGCGAAGCAGATTTTGACAGAACGTCGTGAAGATCTCGAACTCGTTGCGAAGACGTTGCTTGATGTGGAAACGCTCGATTCGAAACAGATTCGTCATTTGATTAAAACAGGCGAATATCTCCCGCATGAACCGGAAGAAGACGTGGATGCATCAACGGACTCAGATGAAGCAGCGAAGAAAGATGAGGCAGCCGTTCAGCACGGTCAAGTCATCGATCAACCCGAAGCTGTTCAAGAAAGCCAACCGGATGTTGTGCCTGAAGGTGATAAGCCCGAGGCGACACCGACGGAGCGTCCGAATAACGAATCACGTTAA
- the hpt gene encoding hypoxanthine phosphoribosyltransferase — translation MSLINDMEKILISREEIQEKVQELAGTLSEDYKEEFPLLVCVLKGAMPFMSDLVKEMDIHLEMDFMDVSTYHGGTSSTGEVKIDKDLNTSVEGRDILIVEDIIDSGLTLGYLVDLLKYRKAKSVKIVTLLDKPTGRKNGLSADYSGFVIPHEFVVGYGLDYEEKYRNLPYVGVLKPSVYGG, via the coding sequence ATGTCATTAATCAACGATATGGAAAAAATTTTAATCTCGCGTGAAGAGATTCAAGAAAAGGTACAAGAACTTGCCGGAACACTTAGCGAAGATTATAAAGAAGAGTTCCCGCTTCTCGTATGTGTATTGAAAGGCGCGATGCCGTTCATGTCGGACCTCGTTAAAGAAATGGACATCCACTTAGAGATGGATTTCATGGACGTATCGACGTATCATGGTGGCACATCGTCAACAGGTGAGGTTAAAATCGACAAAGATTTAAATACATCTGTAGAAGGACGCGACATCTTGATTGTAGAAGATATTATTGATAGTGGATTGACGCTTGGTTATCTCGTCGATCTTCTTAAATACCGTAAAGCGAAATCTGTGAAGATTGTCACGCTTCTCGACAAACCGACAGGGCGTAAAAATGGTTTATCAGCAGACTATAGCGGCTTCGTTATCCCACACGAGTTTGTCGTTGGCTACGGTTTGGATTATGAAGAGAAATATCGTAATCTTCCTTACGTCGGTGTGCTCAAACCGAGCGTTTACGGGGGCTAA
- the folB gene encoding dihydroneopterin aldolase, whose product MDKIFVNGMRFYGYHGVFEEENRLGQRFHVDLMCELDLAPAGRSDDLNEGVSYAGLYQLTEEIVTGDPVNLLEALGERITSAVLAHHELIQSVTVKVIKPDPPIPGHYDSVAIEMTRRRTP is encoded by the coding sequence ATGGATAAAATTTTTGTGAACGGAATGCGTTTTTACGGTTATCATGGTGTGTTTGAAGAAGAAAATCGTCTCGGTCAAAGGTTTCACGTGGATTTAATGTGTGAGTTGGACCTTGCACCTGCGGGGCGTTCCGATGATTTGAATGAAGGGGTCAGTTATGCCGGCTTATATCAACTGACAGAAGAGATTGTGACGGGTGACCCGGTCAATTTACTTGAAGCACTTGGAGAACGGATTACTTCAGCTGTTTTGGCTCATCACGAGTTGATTCAAAGTGTGACGGTGAAAGTCATCAAGCCGGACCCGCCGATTCCAGGACATTACGACTCGGTGGCAATTGAGATGACAAGGAGACGGACACCATGA
- a CDS encoding aminotransferase class IV, whose translation MLYWHNGDVVEQEKVLIPVEDHGFLYGMGLFETLRTYNFVPFLFDAHWERLNKSMEALWIDFPYTKAEIETAIQRLCRQNDAPNLYIRLNVSAGVAPLGLYAGRYETPNVTMIAKPLPTEVVPQEKQVEPIPFPRSRPEVAFRLKSHHYMNNILGKRALQNPDAEGLFADENGHVVEGLVSNIFWVGPDDVLYTTPLSSGPLAGVTRKWVMEHFSVVEQSVTFEELSVAKEIWMTNSIQQIAPVTQYGDHSFPGKDGVRFKEAWTELIRSLG comes from the coding sequence ATGTTGTATTGGCATAACGGCGATGTAGTCGAGCAAGAGAAGGTGTTGATTCCGGTTGAAGATCATGGTTTCTTGTATGGAATGGGCTTATTTGAAACGTTACGGACCTATAATTTTGTGCCGTTTTTGTTCGATGCACATTGGGAGCGTCTGAATAAGAGCATGGAAGCGTTATGGATTGATTTTCCGTATACGAAAGCAGAAATTGAGACAGCGATTCAACGACTGTGTCGGCAAAATGATGCGCCTAATTTATATATTCGGTTAAATGTTTCGGCAGGTGTCGCGCCCCTCGGTCTGTATGCCGGGCGCTATGAAACACCGAACGTCACAATGATCGCAAAACCGTTACCTACAGAAGTTGTTCCACAGGAGAAACAAGTGGAACCAATCCCTTTCCCGAGAAGTCGTCCTGAAGTGGCGTTTCGATTAAAGTCGCATCATTATATGAACAATATCCTCGGAAAACGGGCTCTCCAAAATCCGGATGCGGAAGGTCTATTTGCTGACGAAAATGGACACGTGGTGGAAGGACTCGTGTCGAACATCTTTTGGGTTGGACCGGATGATGTGTTATACACGACACCACTCTCGAGCGGACCGCTCGCAGGTGTGACGCGGAAATGGGTGATGGAACATTTCTCTGTAGTCGAACAATCCGTGACGTTTGAAGAATTATCTGTAGCGAAAGAAATCTGGATGACGAACTCGATTCAACAAATTGCCCCGGTGACTCAGTACGGAGATCACTCCTTCCCCGGTAAAGACGGGGTGCGATTTAAAGAAGCGTGGACGGAACTTATTCGTTCACTTGGATAG
- the pabA gene encoding aminodeoxychorismate/anthranilate synthase component II, whose product MIVLIDNYDSFTYNLVQYFGELGQELIVYRNDEVSIQEIEVLSPSYLVISPGPCTPNEAGISVEAIQAFAGRIPILGVCLGHQAIAQAFGGEVVHAERLMHGKTSKIQHDGKSIFKDIPQQTIVTRYHSLAVEHSTLPECLAVTAETETGEIMALRHRTLPIEGVQYHPEAILTEHGKEMIRNFIEEYRHVVLA is encoded by the coding sequence ATGATTGTACTGATCGATAACTATGACTCATTTACGTATAACTTGGTGCAGTATTTCGGTGAACTTGGTCAGGAACTAATCGTGTATCGAAACGATGAAGTATCGATTCAAGAAATCGAGGTGCTTTCCCCAAGCTATCTTGTCATTTCTCCAGGACCTTGTACTCCGAATGAGGCAGGGATCAGCGTAGAGGCAATCCAAGCGTTCGCGGGCCGTATTCCGATTTTAGGTGTCTGTCTCGGTCATCAAGCGATTGCGCAAGCGTTCGGCGGAGAAGTCGTTCATGCGGAGCGACTCATGCACGGGAAAACGTCGAAGATTCAACATGACGGAAAATCGATTTTCAAAGACATTCCTCAACAGACAATCGTGACCCGTTATCACTCATTGGCCGTGGAGCATTCGACTCTACCGGAATGTCTAGCGGTCACTGCGGAGACGGAGACTGGAGAAATCATGGCGCTCCGTCACCGAACGCTTCCGATTGAAGGGGTGCAATATCATCCTGAAGCGATTTTGACTGAGCATGGGAAAGAGATGATTCGAAACTTTATCGAGGAGTATCGTCATGTTGTATTGGCATAA